One Psychrosphaera aestuarii DNA window includes the following coding sequences:
- the recD gene encoding exodeoxyribonuclease V subunit alpha, translated as MDETKLNTQATSSLNEANSLFIDKERAALPVMHLLKKLRLDGVISDADYHVGCYFGKELNLSKIDVFNLVVLVATRLSVEINRQNTCFALNQLMSLDWIMNANLPLPPQESWLAHLTESGVCGEHCPLVEANGFVYFNRYYQKELLVAAFIIAGQSYKPAHHWLPNSVLAGNSSLVDNLFTGNNDESSQSIDWQHRAVYNSLCHRFSVITGGPGTGKTTTVIKLLTALIEMYLPQPELIKRQIGSFTIKLAAPTGKAALRLTESITKGIEKLNISDEVKNLIPIQASTIHRLLKPLGQNEFYYNANNKLPIDVLVLDEASMVDLSLMAKLMAALPDHCQMVMIGDKQQLASVEAGNLLAEVCSPLTTMSDEQQNQLFYVTELKRSYRFDALGGIGLLAKAVNEGRISAVDHLLVENSINTDKQSVQAFLENSTVLSWLNQQIHSVGIVVNLMVNHHLTMFEQIVCLTSENEESQVKSLFEHLFKLQILCCVKQSQFGVEAINKLVKQRLSQLGHVDWHHEHYVGKPILVTENAYHLGLFNGDIGLQLPDPASGILMTYFVDGSGKLVKLFNQRLPAHEMVYAMTVHKSQGSEFDHTVLLMPGEETGNKLLSRELVYTAITRAKKRFTIFGDKRQILNSVGQHTQRQSGLSKLLFD; from the coding sequence ATGGATGAGACAAAGCTGAACACGCAAGCGACCTCTAGTTTAAACGAAGCAAACTCACTATTTATCGATAAAGAGCGCGCAGCACTTCCAGTCATGCATTTATTGAAAAAGCTCAGATTAGATGGCGTAATTTCTGACGCTGATTACCATGTTGGTTGTTATTTTGGTAAAGAATTGAACCTATCTAAAATAGACGTGTTCAATTTAGTAGTTCTAGTCGCTACTAGATTGAGCGTTGAAATAAACAGGCAAAATACTTGTTTTGCGCTTAACCAATTAATGTCTTTAGATTGGATTATGAATGCAAATCTACCTTTGCCACCTCAAGAGTCGTGGTTAGCGCACTTAACCGAATCCGGTGTTTGTGGTGAGCATTGTCCATTGGTAGAAGCTAACGGCTTTGTGTATTTTAATCGTTATTATCAAAAAGAGTTGCTGGTGGCCGCCTTTATTATTGCCGGTCAGTCTTATAAACCTGCCCATCATTGGTTGCCAAATTCTGTATTAGCGGGCAACTCTAGCTTAGTTGATAACTTGTTTACGGGTAACAATGACGAGTCGTCACAAAGCATTGATTGGCAACACCGCGCCGTATATAACAGTCTTTGTCACCGCTTTTCTGTTATTACTGGTGGACCAGGAACCGGTAAGACTACGACGGTAATCAAGTTATTAACCGCGTTAATCGAGATGTATTTACCACAACCTGAACTTATAAAACGCCAAATAGGTTCATTTACGATTAAATTAGCAGCGCCAACTGGTAAAGCAGCACTTAGATTGACGGAGTCGATAACTAAAGGAATCGAAAAATTAAATATTAGTGATGAGGTCAAAAACCTGATCCCTATACAAGCCTCAACAATTCATCGATTATTAAAGCCATTAGGACAAAACGAGTTTTACTACAACGCAAATAATAAACTGCCGATTGATGTTTTAGTTTTAGATGAAGCGTCTATGGTTGATTTAAGTCTTATGGCTAAGTTGATGGCTGCGTTACCTGATCATTGTCAAATGGTTATGATTGGTGATAAACAACAGTTAGCCTCAGTAGAAGCGGGTAACTTATTAGCTGAGGTGTGCTCACCACTGACCACTATGTCTGACGAACAGCAAAATCAGCTCTTTTATGTCACTGAACTAAAACGGTCGTATCGCTTTGATGCATTAGGTGGAATAGGTCTTTTAGCCAAAGCTGTAAATGAAGGGCGAATAAGCGCCGTTGATCATTTGTTGGTGGAAAACTCAATAAATACAGATAAGCAAAGTGTGCAAGCATTTCTAGAAAACTCTACCGTTCTTAGTTGGTTAAACCAGCAAATTCATTCTGTAGGAATTGTTGTTAATTTAATGGTTAATCATCATTTAACTATGTTTGAGCAGATAGTCTGTTTAACATCGGAAAATGAGGAGTCGCAAGTCAAATCGCTATTTGAACATTTGTTTAAGTTACAAATATTATGTTGTGTAAAACAAAGTCAATTTGGTGTGGAAGCGATTAATAAGTTGGTAAAACAGCGACTATCGCAATTGGGACATGTTGATTGGCATCATGAGCATTATGTTGGTAAACCGATATTAGTAACCGAGAATGCATACCACCTGGGATTATTTAATGGTGATATAGGCTTGCAGTTACCTGATCCTGCTTCCGGAATATTGATGACCTACTTCGTTGACGGCAGTGGCAAGTTAGTTAAGTTGTTTAACCAACGCTTACCAGCTCATGAAATGGTTTATGCGATGACAGTCCATAAGAGTCAAGGCTCTGAATTTGATCACACCGTTTTATTAATGCCAGGCGAAGAAACTGGCAATAAGTTATTGAGTCGAGAGCTAGTTTATACAGCAATCACTAGAGCCAAAAAAAGGTTCACCATTTTTGGTGATAAGCGACAAATACTTAATTCGGTAGGGCAGCATACGCAACGGCAGTCGGGGTTGAGTAAATTATTGTTTGATTAA
- the recB gene encoding exodeoxyribonuclease V subunit beta gives MNELNPLTLPLTSNALIEASAGTGKTYTITTLYLRAILGLRDSQLEQLQPLSIDQILVVTFTEAATQELRDRIRSKLKDAQIALLKFMSDDATKDIDLSLKSIIEQYSALYMRLNVDSSREIAVLSAYHKIQDAITLIDEASIFTIHGFCQRCLNQFAFETKMAFEQTFEMDNRPYVKQALYDFWRQYAVPLSGIEYQLFRSRWPNPSKLLSDIAELLNKQVIIEPSLAPIDYQNTLSKFIDLTAALHNELQTSDFFAVLKDAGVNGRKQLITKLPVLEDFAQRPVGSVALSLDILTIWCSENVADASNYKKGHSPIGHSVTGLFDQLAVVGNKLLDSQFDGYWLTQAKQFIEVSALGIKAEQQLLTPDDLLLQLQQALSDEINSDALIKSIKLRYPLAFIDEFQDTDPVQYDIFNCLYQPADDQDFDSNMIMIGDPKQAIYRFRGADIFTYIKAKNNLSEQRHFTLSTNWRSHRDLIQAINHFFETSPNKFEEDSIPFISVGSGKDDSVQLIEDNGLSPKLEIMHFSALDAEKETDTDAIGYSLSEIQGPIAQQCALDIATLLKKSELNTCYFESPNGNKVAVQANDIAVLVRNRRQAKLIKNTLNELGVRSVYISRDSVFDNPLAKDLLRLLEAIHTPINERKVKAAVATDFFCYSLEQLYSLQHDSKSWHQHLVCFHQAHEFWSQGKISTALNYILDFADTYASWQRDNYDFERQVTDYRHLLELVQQEAIVQNGPEKLMAWLRQTVIENAKEANEEVSMRLESDNNLVQIITMHGSKGLEYPIVYIPFATEFKAQLTALHHSNRLGGLSLRVDKRKIEMQLAEQERLSEDIRLLYVAMTRAKQRLVLGCFNLKAKSNSKTSCVEKSAFGRLILGRDANKLSELNWQEALKNHFIALDTKVAKLRFIEPSQIKTVFEEAGKLSLAAQSALEVELNCNQFHGEIDQNWRILSYSALVGSGEHFIAGATDEQSSQSENEQNSMFDINNQTRFTFPKGANPGSCLHHIFEHLDFTVPVNKQTKVIEDALQLFGLDDELVNGTSQWLQSVLETNIDDWSLSHLNKQARLDEMEFYFDVQSLSSDMIGNALRMCGFDSNNINTNVLRQSNLKGLIKGFIDLTAVVDNQYYVIDYKSNFLGDNFDAYEQGNLKLAMTDHNYHLQLIIYSYALHKWLSLKIVDYDYDKHVAGGIYLFVRGMSDISINTGVYRYKVPFEVIQFLGNALQNGANKHG, from the coding sequence ATGAATGAACTCAATCCATTAACCCTGCCATTAACGAGCAACGCGTTAATTGAAGCAAGCGCGGGTACAGGTAAAACCTACACCATCACGACGTTATATCTAAGAGCTATTTTAGGATTGCGCGACAGTCAACTTGAACAATTACAGCCGTTATCTATTGATCAAATTTTAGTGGTGACTTTCACTGAGGCGGCAACACAAGAGCTAAGAGATCGCATAAGAAGTAAACTAAAAGACGCCCAAATCGCGTTGCTTAAGTTTATGTCAGATGATGCGACAAAAGATATAGATTTGTCATTAAAGTCGATAATAGAGCAGTACAGTGCGTTATATATGCGATTAAATGTCGATTCCAGTCGAGAAATTGCCGTATTATCTGCATATCATAAAATTCAGGACGCTATTACGTTAATTGATGAGGCATCCATTTTTACTATTCATGGTTTCTGCCAGCGTTGTTTAAACCAGTTTGCTTTTGAAACCAAGATGGCGTTTGAGCAAACGTTTGAAATGGACAATCGTCCTTATGTTAAACAAGCGCTGTACGACTTTTGGCGACAATATGCGGTGCCATTATCAGGCATAGAATATCAACTTTTTCGATCGCGCTGGCCAAACCCAAGCAAACTATTGTCTGATATTGCTGAGTTACTAAATAAACAAGTCATTATTGAGCCATCGCTGGCACCTATCGACTATCAAAATACCTTATCTAAATTCATAGACTTAACCGCGGCTTTGCATAATGAACTGCAAACGTCTGATTTTTTTGCTGTGCTTAAAGATGCAGGAGTGAATGGTAGAAAACAACTGATAACAAAATTACCCGTACTTGAAGATTTTGCGCAAAGACCAGTAGGTAGTGTTGCGCTGAGTCTTGATATATTAACCATCTGGTGTAGTGAAAATGTCGCGGATGCCAGCAATTATAAAAAGGGACATTCGCCTATAGGCCATTCGGTTACTGGATTATTTGACCAACTTGCAGTGGTGGGTAATAAATTATTAGATAGCCAATTTGATGGTTATTGGTTAACGCAGGCAAAACAATTTATTGAAGTTAGTGCGTTAGGCATCAAGGCCGAACAACAGCTACTTACGCCAGACGACTTACTGTTGCAACTGCAACAAGCTTTGTCTGATGAGATAAATTCTGACGCGCTCATTAAAAGCATTAAGCTAAGATACCCGTTGGCCTTCATTGATGAATTTCAAGATACTGATCCTGTACAATATGATATTTTTAATTGCCTTTATCAACCCGCTGATGATCAGGACTTTGATAGTAATATGATAATGATTGGCGATCCTAAGCAAGCCATCTATCGTTTTCGCGGTGCCGATATTTTTACTTATATTAAAGCCAAAAACAATTTATCAGAGCAGCGACATTTCACTTTATCGACTAACTGGCGGTCACATCGTGACTTAATTCAAGCGATTAATCATTTTTTTGAAACGAGTCCAAATAAGTTTGAAGAAGACTCGATACCCTTTATCTCGGTAGGCTCAGGCAAAGATGATAGCGTACAACTCATTGAAGATAATGGTTTATCACCAAAATTAGAGATAATGCACTTTTCTGCTCTGGATGCAGAGAAAGAAACCGATACCGATGCAATTGGTTATTCTCTTAGCGAAATTCAGGGTCCAATAGCACAACAATGTGCACTTGATATTGCTACTTTGCTTAAAAAGTCTGAACTTAACACTTGTTATTTTGAGTCCCCTAATGGCAATAAAGTCGCGGTTCAGGCAAATGACATCGCAGTTTTAGTGCGTAACCGGCGTCAAGCAAAGTTAATTAAAAACACGCTAAATGAACTAGGTGTACGTTCGGTGTATATAAGTCGCGACAGTGTCTTTGATAATCCGTTAGCAAAAGACTTGCTCCGTTTATTAGAAGCTATTCATACACCAATTAACGAAAGAAAGGTCAAAGCCGCCGTAGCCACAGATTTCTTTTGTTACTCGCTAGAGCAATTGTATTCATTACAACACGATAGTAAAAGTTGGCACCAGCACTTAGTCTGTTTTCATCAAGCACACGAGTTCTGGTCTCAAGGTAAAATATCAACGGCGTTAAATTATATATTGGACTTCGCGGACACTTACGCAAGTTGGCAAAGAGACAACTATGACTTTGAAAGACAGGTGACAGACTATCGACATTTGTTAGAGCTTGTTCAGCAAGAGGCCATCGTACAGAACGGACCCGAAAAGTTGATGGCTTGGTTACGCCAAACCGTGATTGAAAATGCTAAAGAGGCCAATGAAGAAGTTTCAATGCGCTTAGAGTCTGATAATAATTTGGTGCAAATTATTACCATGCATGGTTCAAAAGGGCTTGAATATCCAATTGTATATATTCCTTTTGCGACAGAGTTTAAAGCACAATTAACGGCACTTCATCACTCTAATCGTCTTGGCGGGTTAAGTTTAAGAGTTGATAAGCGTAAAATAGAGATGCAACTTGCAGAACAAGAACGGTTATCAGAGGATATTCGATTATTGTACGTGGCAATGACCCGCGCAAAACAACGTTTAGTACTGGGTTGTTTTAATCTCAAGGCCAAGTCAAATAGTAAAACGAGCTGCGTCGAAAAGTCGGCGTTCGGACGACTAATCTTAGGTAGAGATGCAAATAAACTCTCAGAGCTTAATTGGCAGGAAGCGTTAAAAAATCACTTTATAGCCTTAGATACCAAGGTCGCAAAATTACGGTTTATTGAACCTAGTCAGATAAAAACGGTTTTTGAAGAAGCCGGTAAACTTTCATTAGCAGCGCAGTCTGCGCTGGAAGTTGAACTTAATTGCAATCAATTCCACGGTGAAATAGATCAGAACTGGAGAATACTGAGTTACTCGGCTTTAGTGGGCAGCGGGGAGCATTTTATTGCCGGCGCTACCGACGAGCAGTCGTCGCAATCTGAGAATGAGCAAAATTCGATGTTTGATATCAATAATCAGACACGCTTTACTTTCCCAAAAGGTGCTAATCCGGGTTCGTGTTTGCATCACATATTTGAGCATTTAGATTTTACGGTACCTGTTAATAAGCAAACCAAGGTTATTGAAGACGCACTGCAGCTTTTTGGCTTAGATGACGAGCTAGTTAATGGCACATCACAATGGCTTCAATCCGTACTTGAGACTAATATTGATGATTGGTCGCTATCGCACCTTAATAAACAAGCCCGATTAGACGAGATGGAGTTTTATTTTGATGTTCAATCACTTAGTAGTGATATGATTGGTAACGCGTTGCGGATGTGTGGCTTCGATAGCAACAATATCAATACCAATGTACTGAGGCAGAGTAACCTTAAAGGTCTGATAAAAGGCTTTATTGATTTAACAGCGGTAGTGGATAACCAATATTATGTTATCGATTACAAATCAAATTTTTTAGGCGATAACTTTGATGCTTATGAACAAGGCAATTTGAAATTAGCGATGACCGATCACAATTACCATTTGCAGTTAATAATTTATAGCTATGCATTACACAAATGGCTTTCGTTAAAAATAGTAGATTACGACTACGATAAACACGTAGCTGGTGGTATCTATTTATTTGTTCGAGGAATGTCAGATATATCAATAAATACAGGTGTTTATAGGTATAAAGTGCCTTTTGAAGTAATCCAGTTTTTAGGTAACGCGTTACAAAACGGAGCTAACAAACATGGATGA
- the recC gene encoding exodeoxyribonuclease V subunit gamma produces the protein MLSEQIKLNPDSHVFSADTILVQSPGMSEWLKIQIAQKLGIAANLKFPLPSSFIWSLYQSLIPDVPKTSAFNKDRLRWKIYQILPNYSDTPEFLAITEYLEQNNTQLSSFANLRRFQLSEKIADAYDNYLVYRPEWLSYWQQGNDDLPGTDDIGLQKWQAILWRGVCDDIEQSSQNAHHRASLHLDLLDKINNGDPAKIKDALPSRLFVFGISSLPSHQVEVLHALSQHIEVSILWFNPCNIYWGDIISEKTLARLSQAQSQVVTTNNQHKLDYFVTGNPLLASWGKVGRDYLDSLAQQDIDFVDIFVADQPNTILTKVQNDILNLEYRNSNAPLSIEALNADTGKEQLPLGDDSIQIHNCHSRYRELEVLKDKLLYWLDNEELMPKDIIVMVPDINDYAPFIDAVFAKNLKSPEQTIPYSISDRSSLTENPLLNTFISLLGLPTSRFTVSEVLDWLEVPLVMDAFNVEASELELIKTWVVECEIKWAVDGQHKSQWSMPAEDINTWLYGLKRMVLGFALDQESVWHGTASYTSIEGLNVNILGKLISFMSYLAQLKVRFSDDASVIQWHQRIDELITDLFATDDANEKDFISTKKLREANQQLIEYEHNNDISGPINNLIVQHFFKQGLNESGVSQRFLAGRVNFCTLMPMRSVPFNIVCVLGLNDGEFPRHVEPLSFDLVGLNKPRKGDRARKLDERYLFLEALCSARQKLHLSYLGQSNKNNQELMPSVLLSELIDYLDESYIVDNPSDGNKSKKVKDHVMIRHALQPFNPLYFVDNSGSCRPLSYNNQWLESSLLLSKKTRDVQVDNVKSTWDSTNDPFLTLTKSSDLTPVDNVINVNLDELITFAKNPIKHFYRQQLGLSLNLNDHSFSDVESFEHDGLQRYKHVANLVDLNADIESQTEHAWLTSGAFPPRKWGEDLLNDYQNTVSLMDENVKQLRSEYLANAKSSSSRNIKLSMELDVDSLSVLLNADFKIDHGLTLVKRLSKDVRADDRIEAWLIHLCRSLSDKPGPTFLVSHNTGDFISFNNIEPEQASTLLKEWLRAYLTSSEFAKPIPWYGRFAYNTALAMLKGVPQYKIIESTRQQINNDIDDPRALIDEHVVRHFGPKHHLQDAFFTITERLLCPLVEHQVEGKMKKLASFMEEYVNQGGLSR, from the coding sequence TTGTTGTCCGAGCAAATAAAATTAAACCCAGATAGTCATGTTTTTAGCGCAGATACTATTTTGGTGCAGAGCCCAGGGATGTCGGAGTGGCTTAAAATTCAAATAGCGCAAAAACTTGGCATTGCCGCAAATTTAAAGTTCCCGCTGCCGAGTAGTTTTATATGGTCATTGTATCAATCGCTGATCCCAGATGTGCCAAAAACAAGCGCATTTAACAAAGATCGATTACGTTGGAAAATCTACCAGATATTACCAAATTATTCAGACACCCCAGAATTTTTAGCAATCACAGAATATCTTGAGCAAAACAATACCCAGCTGTCATCGTTCGCTAACTTAAGAAGATTCCAGTTAAGTGAAAAAATTGCTGACGCCTACGACAATTATTTAGTCTATCGACCAGAGTGGTTAAGCTATTGGCAACAAGGCAATGACGACTTACCAGGCACCGATGATATTGGTTTACAAAAATGGCAGGCCATTCTATGGCGTGGTGTCTGCGATGACATTGAACAGTCAAGCCAAAATGCGCATCACCGAGCATCATTGCACTTAGACCTATTAGACAAGATTAACAACGGCGATCCAGCCAAAATAAAAGACGCATTACCAAGTCGTTTGTTTGTGTTTGGTATCTCAAGTCTGCCTTCCCATCAGGTTGAGGTACTTCATGCGCTTAGCCAACATATTGAAGTGAGTATATTGTGGTTTAACCCTTGTAATATATATTGGGGTGACATTATAAGTGAGAAAACGTTAGCGAGACTTAGCCAAGCGCAAAGCCAAGTGGTTACCACGAACAATCAACATAAACTGGATTATTTCGTCACTGGGAATCCGCTATTAGCAAGTTGGGGTAAAGTAGGGCGAGATTATTTAGATAGCCTAGCCCAGCAAGACATAGATTTCGTGGATATTTTTGTTGCTGATCAACCAAATACTATATTAACCAAGGTCCAAAATGATATTTTAAATTTAGAGTATCGAAACAGTAACGCACCATTAAGCATAGAGGCGTTGAATGCAGACACTGGTAAAGAACAGCTACCATTAGGTGACGATAGTATTCAAATACATAACTGTCATAGTCGATATCGTGAATTGGAAGTACTAAAAGATAAGCTCTTATATTGGCTAGATAACGAAGAATTAATGCCAAAAGACATCATAGTTATGGTGCCTGATATTAATGACTACGCGCCTTTTATCGACGCTGTTTTTGCTAAAAACCTGAAGTCGCCAGAACAAACTATTCCTTATAGTATTTCAGATAGAAGCTCGCTTACCGAAAATCCGCTATTAAATACGTTTATCTCATTACTAGGCTTACCGACATCGCGCTTTACCGTTAGTGAAGTCCTGGACTGGTTGGAAGTGCCACTTGTGATGGACGCATTTAATGTTGAGGCAAGCGAACTTGAACTAATAAAGACTTGGGTAGTTGAATGTGAAATAAAGTGGGCTGTTGATGGTCAGCATAAAAGTCAATGGTCTATGCCAGCAGAAGACATCAATACCTGGTTATATGGCTTAAAAAGAATGGTATTAGGTTTTGCCCTCGACCAAGAATCGGTTTGGCACGGAACTGCGAGTTATACCAGCATAGAAGGGCTCAATGTAAACATTCTTGGTAAGCTCATATCGTTTATGAGTTATCTGGCGCAACTAAAAGTACGATTTAGTGACGATGCAAGTGTTATCCAATGGCACCAACGCATTGACGAACTAATAACAGACTTGTTTGCCACGGATGACGCCAATGAGAAAGACTTTATTTCAACTAAAAAACTACGCGAAGCAAACCAGCAACTGATTGAATATGAACATAACAATGACATTAGTGGCCCAATTAATAACTTAATCGTTCAACACTTCTTTAAACAAGGTTTAAATGAATCAGGCGTATCCCAGCGATTTTTAGCGGGGCGAGTTAACTTTTGTACATTAATGCCTATGCGTTCGGTTCCGTTCAACATTGTTTGCGTTTTAGGCTTGAATGATGGTGAATTTCCTCGTCACGTTGAGCCACTGAGTTTTGACTTAGTTGGCTTGAATAAACCACGAAAAGGGGATAGGGCGAGAAAGTTAGACGAGCGTTATCTATTTTTAGAAGCCTTATGTTCTGCGCGGCAAAAATTGCATTTAAGTTACCTTGGTCAGTCGAATAAAAATAACCAAGAACTAATGCCATCTGTATTACTGAGTGAGCTGATTGACTATTTAGATGAAAGCTACATTGTCGACAATCCATCCGATGGCAATAAGTCTAAAAAGGTGAAGGATCACGTTATGATCCGCCATGCATTGCAGCCTTTTAACCCCTTGTATTTTGTCGACAATAGTGGTTCGTGTCGGCCATTAAGTTATAATAATCAATGGCTTGAGTCTTCATTGTTGTTGAGTAAAAAGACTCGTGATGTTCAGGTTGATAATGTTAAAAGCACTTGGGATAGCACAAATGATCCTTTTTTAACATTAACGAAAAGTTCTGACTTAACACCCGTCGACAATGTGATAAATGTAAATTTGGATGAGTTAATTACGTTTGCGAAAAACCCGATAAAGCATTTTTACCGACAACAGCTTGGCCTATCGCTTAATTTAAATGATCACAGTTTTAGTGATGTTGAATCTTTTGAGCATGATGGACTTCAGCGGTACAAGCATGTGGCGAATTTAGTAGATTTAAATGCGGATATTGAATCGCAAACGGAACACGCCTGGTTAACTTCAGGCGCTTTTCCACCACGAAAATGGGGCGAAGATTTACTCAATGATTATCAAAACACCGTAAGCTTAATGGACGAGAATGTAAAACAGTTACGAAGTGAGTATTTAGCGAACGCTAAATCAAGTTCGTCTCGCAATATTAAATTATCGATGGAATTAGACGTTGATTCGTTGTCGGTACTATTAAACGCGGATTTTAAAATTGATCACGGCTTAACCTTAGTAAAAAGGCTATCAAAAGACGTGCGAGCAGACGATCGAATTGAAGCTTGGTTAATTCATTTATGCCGAAGTTTATCAGACAAGCCAGGCCCGACCTTTTTGGTGTCGCACAATACTGGAGATTTCATTTCATTTAATAATATCGAACCAGAGCAAGCTTCTACGTTATTAAAAGAATGGTTGCGGGCCTATTTAACGAGTAGCGAATTTGCTAAGCCTATACCCTGGTATGGCCGTTTTGCCTACAACACTGCGCTAGCTATGCTTAAGGGCGTTCCTCAGTACAAAATCATAGAATCTACTAGACAGCAAATTAACAATGATATTGATGATCCAAGAGCACTCATAGATGAGCATGTTGTTCGTCATTTTGGTCCTAAACATCACTTGCAAGATGCTTTTTTCACTATTACCGAAAGGTTACTTTGTCCACTTGTTGAGCATCAAGTTGAAGGTAAAATGAAAAAGTTAGCGAGCTTTATGGAAGAGTATGTAAATCAAGGAGGGTTATCACGATGA
- a CDS encoding DUF6122 family protein has product MPALVAFIFFRKSWQKAFIIMMLTMVIDIDHLLATPIYDPMRCSMGFHPLHTWPFVCIYSALLLWPKTRIIGAGLIIHMVLDSIDCKINLGVWMM; this is encoded by the coding sequence GTGCCGGCTTTGGTGGCATTTATTTTCTTTCGTAAAAGTTGGCAAAAAGCATTCATAATAATGATGTTGACTATGGTCATTGACATCGATCATTTGCTCGCAACACCAATTTACGATCCGATGCGTTGTAGTATGGGGTTTCATCCTCTGCATACTTGGCCATTTGTTTGTATTTATAGTGCATTATTGCTATGGCCAAAAACACGTATCATAGGTGCTGGTCTTATCATACATATGGTGTTAGATAGTATTGATTGCAAAATAAATTTGGGCGTATGGATGATGTAG
- the xthA gene encoding exodeoxyribonuclease III, whose protein sequence is MKIISFNINGLRARLHQLEALITKHNPDVIGLQETKVHDEAFPEEAVTAMGYKVFYHGQKAHYGVAMLVRNDIAEHISNVQKGFPTDNEDHQKRMVMVTFDYNGTPVTVLNGYFPQGESIDHEVKFPYKRAFYNDLMTYLNEYRNADEAVIVMGDINISPTDLDIGIGEPNRKRWLKTGKCSFQPEEREWLSRLLNWGLHDTFRSLHPTKGEQYSWFDYRSRGFDDNRGLRIDVILATPLLNDKVIDAGIDYELRGIEKPSDHAPIWSTFDI, encoded by the coding sequence ATGAAAATTATTTCTTTTAATATTAATGGACTACGAGCACGCCTACACCAACTAGAAGCGCTTATAACCAAGCACAATCCAGATGTTATTGGTCTTCAAGAAACAAAAGTACATGATGAGGCATTTCCAGAGGAAGCCGTAACTGCGATGGGTTACAAAGTATTTTATCACGGTCAAAAAGCACACTACGGTGTCGCCATGCTAGTCAGAAATGATATCGCAGAGCACATATCTAATGTCCAAAAAGGATTTCCAACGGATAACGAAGACCATCAAAAGCGCATGGTTATGGTTACTTTTGACTATAACGGTACGCCTGTTACCGTTTTAAACGGTTACTTCCCACAAGGCGAAAGCATAGATCACGAAGTAAAATTTCCCTACAAGCGTGCTTTTTATAACGATTTAATGACTTATTTAAACGAATATAGAAACGCTGACGAGGCGGTTATTGTCATGGGTGATATTAATATATCTCCGACAGACTTAGACATTGGTATTGGCGAGCCGAATAGAAAACGTTGGCTTAAAACCGGTAAATGCTCGTTTCAACCGGAAGAGCGTGAATGGTTGTCTCGACTATTAAACTGGGGATTACACGACACATTTAGAAGCTTACACCCTACTAAAGGTGAACAATACTCTTGGTTCGACTATCGCTCTCGTGGTTTTGATGACAATAGAGGTTTACGCATTGATGTAATATTAGCGACGCCGCTACTGAATGATAAGGTAATTGACGCTGGTATAGATTATGAACTTCGTGGAATTGAAAAACCATCTGATCATGCGCCTATTTGGTCCACTTTTGACATATAA
- a CDS encoding DUF412 family protein has protein sequence MTILKNTFYLGYKFSQTWPKKEPYLLMFEQTKAIRLTDLSMTAAPAIALVTVWLQIYYLGIESLQTALAMSLLILSIPAHGYYQLGQQANRRLPISLQNWYREIEHKIIAQQQVQASFEESKPVNSYVISRKPNSRLTFMDLALLLNQLFKQ, from the coding sequence ATGACTATTTTAAAAAATACCTTTTACTTAGGTTACAAATTCAGTCAAACATGGCCCAAAAAAGAGCCTTATTTACTGATGTTTGAACAAACCAAGGCGATTCGCTTAACAGATCTATCTATGACTGCGGCCCCGGCGATTGCGTTAGTGACCGTGTGGCTACAAATATACTATTTGGGGATTGAATCATTGCAAACGGCTTTGGCGATGTCATTATTGATCTTATCAATTCCTGCCCATGGTTATTATCAATTAGGACAACAAGCAAATAGGCGTTTGCCCATTAGTTTACAAAATTGGTATAGAGAGATTGAACATAAAATAATTGCGCAACAACAAGTTCAGGCAAGTTTTGAAGAATCGAAACCGGTAAATAGCTATGTAATAAGCAGGAAGCCGAATAGTCGTTTAACCTTTATGGACTTAGCTTTATTATTGAACCAGCTGTTTAAGCAATAA